One genomic segment of Gossypium arboreum isolate Shixiya-1 chromosome 3, ASM2569848v2, whole genome shotgun sequence includes these proteins:
- the LOC108475376 gene encoding uncharacterized protein LOC108475376 — protein MEESNNYGHQHPLLLILNQDQMIYNQSGVTDCSRCGEKVSTPCLCCAEHCGFYLHKVCAGAPLELNHPFHLNHPLLLMQNAPYSSGGYICNFCGKGGYDFVYHCSCNFDFHIKCALFTFNIAENNLKELEHVPLQHPLISTENGDEKLKDAAKCFGCWEPLAKYTHFSPDCGFNSHEKCAKLPFKLNHVCHRKHPLVLQFNSQRLSCKICGETNREAIGFVYGCSPCKFVVHIECASQSPLQVIKSTNHEHPFTLFLRQVPFTCDACGFEGNHVVYTCGTCNIIIHKNCISLPRIIKSKWHDHRLLHTYFHHIEDFGVLNCMICHDEVDTEHGSYYCSKCNVIFHVHCVTEDKRSYAVVSLENEDEIPYESSITVLESNDAGEATKIKHFKHIHNLMLSPFVGRYENGCDGCLLPISGPFYSCSFCDFFLHKACAELPKMKDVWHHLCQEPLVLISDKAFECLECLNLYNAFAYECSGCETKICLQCVIALTPGARTFLKHEHPLFYYRKHKGKCNACGNTTRSAFWCKDCNFVLHVECFSLPITAHHKCDEHLLSLTNHNDNGYSESYYCDICEKSRDLNRWFYHCATCDTSAHVGCVLGNYSFLKHRSIYEEKSHPHPLIIVKKKYYYPNCDKCGKPCEDVALECSKPECKYIVHWDCVAPDYLQSWWDWCM, from the coding sequence ATGGAGGAGTCAAACAATTATGGGCACCAACATCCCCTGCTTCTTATCTTGAATCAAGACCAGATGATCTACAATCAAAGTGGTGTAACTGATTGCTCCAGGTGTGGGGAGAAGGTGTCTACTCCATGTTTATGCTGTGCGGAGCACTGCGGGTTTTACCTTCACAAGGTATGTGCCGGCGCACCTTTGGAGCTTAATCACCCTTTTCATCTCAACCATCCTCTTCTTCTTATGCAAAATGCACCTTATTCATCTGGAGGGTACATTTGCAATTTTTGCGGTAAAGGCGGTTATGATTTTGTTTATCACTGCTCTTGCAATTTTGACTTTCATATTAAATGTGCtttatttacatttaatattgCTGAGAATAACTTGAAAGAGCTTGAGCATGTTCCCCTTCAACATCCTTTGATTTCCACTGAAAATGGTGATGAAAAACTCAAAGATGCTGCTAAGTGCTTTGGGTGTTGGGAACCATTAGCAAAGTATACACACTTTTCTCCTGACTGTGGATTTAATTCACATGAGAAATGCGCTAAGCTTCCTTTCAAACTGAATCATGTGTGCCATCGCAAGCATCCTCTTGTTCTACAATTTAATAGCCAACGGCTCTCTTGCAAGATATGCGGAGAAACAAATCGAGAGGCTATAGGATTTGTTTATGGTTGCTCTCCTTGTAAGTTTGTTGTTCACATTGAATGTGCATCACAATCACCATTACAAGTTATTAAGAGTACAAATCATGAACATCCATTCACCTTGTTTTTGAGACAAGTTCCATTCACTTGTGATGCGTGTGGTTTCGAAGGAAATCATGTTGTCTATACATGTGGTACATGCAACATTATAATCCATAAAAATTGCATTTCATTGCCTCGCATTATCAAAAGTAAGTGGCATGACCATCGCCTTCTTCACACATATTTCCATCACATAGAAGATTTTGGAGTTTTGAATTgcatgatatgccatgatgaagTCGATACAGAGCATGGTAGTTACTATTGTTCAAAGTGCAATGTTATATTCCATGTGCATTGTGTGACAGAGGATAAACGCTCATATGCAGTAGTTTCACTAGAAAATGAAGATGAGATTCCCTATGAAAGTTCCATCACTGTCTTAGAGAGCAATGATGCCGGAGAAGCTacaaaaataaaacatttcaaGCATATACATAATCTAATGTTAAGTCCCTTTGTTGGAAGGTATGAAAATGGTTGTGACGGGTGTTTGTTGCCAATCTCGGGACCATTTTACTCCTGTTCATTTTGTGATTTCTTCCTACATAAAGCGTGTGCTGAGTTACCTAAGATGAAGGATGTTTGGCATCATTTGTGCCAAGAACCTCTTGTCCTTATTTCGGACAAAGCTTTTGAGTGTCTAGAATGTCTGAACTTGTATAATGCCTTTGCTTATGAATGTTCTGGATGTGAGACAAAGATATGTCTCCAATGTGTGATTGCTCTTACTCCTGGTGCTCGAACATTTTTGAAACATGAACACCCCCTCTTTTACTATAGAAAGCACAAGGGGAAATGCAATGCTTGTGGTAATACTACAAGGAGCGCATTTTGGTGTAAGGATTGTAATTTTGTGCTACATGTGGAATGTTTTTCACTTCCAATTACAGCTCACCACAAATGTGATGAGCATCTTCTTTCACTCACTAATCATAATGATAATGGTTATTCAGAAAGTTATTATTGTGATATCTGTGAGAAAAGTCGAGATCTAAATCGTTGGTTTTATCATTGTGCAACATGCGATACTTCTGCTCATGTTGGTTGTGTTCTTGGAAATTATTCATTCCTCAAACATAGGAGCATCTATGAAGAAAAAAGTCATCCACACCCACTCATCATTGTGAAGAAGAAGTATTACTACCCTAATTGTGATAAATGTGGTAAGCCTTGTGAAGATGTGGCTCTTGAATGCTCAAAGCCGGAGTGCAAATATATTGTCCACTGGGATTGTGTAGCACCCGATTATCTACAGAGTTGGTGGGACTGGTGCATGTAG
- the LOC108475375 gene encoding uncharacterized protein LOC108475375, translated as MEKTKEEGEMEESNNYGHQHPLLLILNQDQLIHNQSGVTDCSRCGEKGSTPCLCCAEHCGFYLHKVCAEAPLELNHPFHLNHPLLLMQNAPYSSGGYICNFCGKGGNNFVYHCSCGLIFHINCALFTFKIAENNLKELEHVALQHPLISTENGDEELEDVRECFGCWEPLAKYTHFSPACGFNLHEKCAKLPVKLNHVCHRKHPLALQFNSERLSCKICGETNRKAIGFVYACSPCKFVVHIECASQSPLQVIKSTNHEHPFTLFFRQVPFTCDACGIEGNHVGHRCGTCNIIIHKNCISLPRIIKSKWHDHRLLHTYFHHIEDFGVLNCMICHDEVDTEHGSYYCSKCNVIFHVHCVTEDKRSYAVVSLENEDEIPYESSITVLESNDAGEATKIKHFKHIHNLMLSPFVGRYENGCDGCLLPISGPFYSCSFCDFFLHKACAELPKMKDVWHHLCQEPLVLISDKAFECLECLNLYNAFAYECSGCETKICLQCVIALTPGARTFLKHEHPLFYYRYYNGKCNASGYTTKAAFRCKVCNFVLHLGCFSLPITVHHKCDEHILSLIDHDDNSYSERHYCDICEESRDSNSWFYHCAKCDTFAHVDCVLGKYPFVKLQIIRNVGYHPHPLTIVKKMYYYPNCDKCRKPCEDLALECLKSDCKYIVHWNCVEPRSLQRWWDWPM; from the coding sequence ATGGAAAAAACCAAAGAGGAAGGAGAAATGGAGGAGTCAAACAATTATGGGCACCAACATCCCCTGCTTCTTATCTTGAATCAAGACCAACTGATCCACAATCAAAGTGGTGTAACTGATTGCTCCAGGTGTGGGGAGAAGGGGTCTACTCCATGTTTATGCTGTGCGGAGCATTGCGGGTTTTACCTTCACAAGGTATGCGCCGAGGCACCTTTGGAGCTTAATCACCCTTTTCATCTCAACCATCCTCTTCTTCTTATGCAAAATGCACCTTATTCATCTGGAGGGTACATTTGCAATTTTTGCGGTAAAGGCGGTAATAATTTTGTTTACCACTGCTCTTGCGGATTGATCTTTCATATTAATTGTGCTTTATTTACATTTAAAATTGCTGAGAATAACTTGAAAGAGCTTGAGCATGTTGCCCTTCAACATCCTTTGATTTCCACTGAAAATGGTGATGAAGAACTTGAAGATGTTAGAGAGTGCTTTGGATGCTGGGAACCATTAGCAAAGTATACACACTTTTCTCCTGCCTGTGGATTTAATTTACATGAGAAATGCGCTAAGCTTCCTGTCAAACTAAATCATGTGTGTCATCGCAAGCATCCTCTTGCTCTACAATTTAATAGCGAACGGCTCTCTTGCAAGATATGTGGAGAAACCAATCGGAAGGCTATAGGATTTGTTTATGCTTGCTCTCCTTGTAAGTTTGTCGTTCACATTGAATGCGCATCACAATCACCATTACAAGTTATTAAGAGTACAAATCATGAACATCCATTCACCTTGTTTTTTAGACAAGTTCCATTCACTTGTGATGCGTGTGGTATCGAAGGAAACCATGTTGGCCATAGATGTGGTACATGTAACATTATAATCCATAAAAATTGCATTTCGTTGCCTCGCATTATCAAAAGTAAGTGGCATGACCATCGCCTTCTTCACACATATTTCCATCACATAGAAGATTTTGGAGTTTTGAATTgcatgatatgccatgatgaagTCGATACAGAGCATGGTAGTTACTATTGTTCAAAGTGCAATGTTATATTCCATGTGCATTGTGTGACAGAGGATAAACGCTCATATGCAGTAGTTTCACTAGAAAATGAAGATGAGATTCCCTATGAAAGTTCCATCACTGTCTTAGAGAGCAATGATGCCGGAGAAGCTacaaaaataaaacatttcaaGCATATACATAATCTAATGTTAAGTCCCTTTGTTGGAAGGTATGAAAATGGTTGTGACGGGTGTTTGTTGCCAATCTCGGGACCATTTTACTCCTGTTCATTTTGTGATTTCTTCCTACATAAAGCGTGTGCTGAGTTACCTAAGATGAAGGATGTTTGGCATCATTTGTGCCAAGAACCTCTTGTCCTTATTTCGGACAAAGCTTTTGAGTGTCTAGAATGTCTGAACTTGTATAATGCCTTTGCTTATGAATGTTCTGGATGTGAGACAAAGATATGTCTCCAATGTGTGATTGCTCTTACTCCTGGTGCTCGAACATTTTTGAAACATGAACACCCCCTCTTTTACTACAGATACTACAATGGGAAGTGCAATGCTTCTGGTTATACTACAAAGGCAGCATTTCGTTGTAAGGTTTGCAATTTTGTACTACATCTTGGATGCTTTTCACTTCCGATTACAGTTCATCACAAATGCGATGAACATATTCTTTCACTCATAGATCATGATGATAACAGTTATTCAGAACGTCATTATTGCGATATTTGTGAAGAAAGTCGAGACTCAAACAGTTGGTTTTATCATTGTGCAAAATGTGATACTTTTGCTCATGTTGATTGTGTTCTTGGAAAATATCCATTTGTCAAACTCCAGATCATTCGAAATGTAGGATATCATCCACACCCACTCACCATTGTGAAGAAGATGTATTACTACCCAAATTGTGATAAATGTCGTAAGCCCTGTGAAGATCTAGCTCTTGAATGCTTAAAGTCAGATTGTAAGTATATTGTCCACTGGAATTGTGTAGAACCCCGTTCTCTACAGCGATGGTGGGACTGGCCCATGTAG
- the LOC108476290 gene encoding uncharacterized protein LOC108476290, with amino-acid sequence MSILWEKSETWRWLVRRTRDSKPFFLAFATLCGVVPGVIGYGVMQLTNSRNPQLEARLRENARPESLMMGKVNQERLAEYLGELQRKEDTNDRYVAALRGETLTRTPYQRIQPVPKQNAEKKSNSNEKA; translated from the exons ATGTCAATACTTTGGGAAAAAAGCGAGACATGGCGGTGGCTAGTGAGGAGGACAAGGGATTCGAAGCCGTTCTTCTTGGCCTTTGCCACCCTCTGCGGCGTTGTTCCGGGTGTCATTGGCTACGGCGTCATGCAACTTACCAACTCCCGCAACCCTCAGTTGGAGGCTCGGCTGCGCGAAAACGCCCGCCCCGAATCCCTC ATGATGGGGAAAGTGAACCAAGAGCGATTAGCGGAATACCTTGGGGAGCTCCAGCGGAAAGAGGATACAAATGATCGGTATGTTGCTGCTTTGAGGGGAGAGACATTGACTAGGACTCCTTATCAGAGAATTCAGCCTGTTCCAAAGCAAAACGCTGAGAAGAAGAGCAACAGCAACGAGAAGGCTTAG
- the LOC108475374 gene encoding uncharacterized protein LOC108475374, with the protein MEESKNYGHHHPLLLLDEEQLINNQSGVADCSKCGEKVYAPCFSCAEYCGFYLHKVCAGSPLEINHPFHRDHPLVLMQKPPYSFGTYICDFCDKTCEKFFYHCPNLDFHIKCALFTFNIAENNLKEIEHFVCQDPLVSTKNDDEELEEVRKCFGCWEPLANYTHFSPNCGFNLHKKCAKLPLELSNICHCQHPLVLQFNSERLSCKICKVTQKRGFVYGCSSCKLVFHIECLSPPLDLAIEDESHQHTFTRLLRRVPYICDACGIEGIYNAYICCTCNIMVHKRCTSLPRIIKSKWHDHCIFHKYFLPNDSKSSSCIICHDEVNPKHGSYSCSYCNTKFHLCCVTEEKSSFSVVSLENEYQISNGGLEIFSDKSVESATCVFKRNDAGEATKIKHFKHLHDLKLTPFVGGYENNCDGCMLPISEPFYYCLECVFFLHKVCAELPKVKHVWHHPCQQPLRLISNKAFCCGMCWHMSNAFAYECCKCETKICLRCMIAFTPGARTCLKHEHPLFFYRDYKGWCNACSLPTWAAFCCKDCKFVLHRGCFSLPITAHHKCDLHLLSLTDHDDNRYFESHYCDICEESRDPNRWFYHCAACDTSVHVGCVLGQYPFFKLGSIYEDKGHPHPLTVVKKLYNYSECDKCCKPCEGLALECSKSGCKYVVHWNCATPPSLQRWWEWLL; encoded by the coding sequence ATGGAGGAGTCAAAGAATTATGGGCACCACCATCCATTGTTACTGTTGGATGAAGAGCAGCTGATCAACAATCAAAGTGGAGTGGCTGACTGCTCCAAGTGTGGGGAGAAAGTGTATGCTCCATGTTTTAGCTGTGCGGAGTATTGTGGGTTTTACCTTCACAAGGTATGTGCCGGCTCACCTTTGGAGATTAATCACCCTTTCCATCGTGATCATCCTCTTGTTCTTATGCAAAAGCCACCTTATTCATTTGGAACGTATATTTGCGATTTCTGTGATAAAACATGTGAAAAGTTCTTTTATCATTGCCCTAACTTGGACTTTCATATTAAATGTGCTTTGTTTACGTTTAATATTGCTGAAAATAATTTGAAGGAGATTGAGCACTTCGTCTGTCAAGATCCATTGGTTTCCACTAAAAATGATGATGAAGAACTTGAAGAAGTTCgtaagtgttttgggtgttggGAGCCATTAGCAAATTATACACACTTTTCTCCTAATTGTGGATTTAATTTACATAAGAAATGTGCTAAGCTTCCTCTCGAGTTGAGTAATATATGCCATTGTCAACATCCCCTTGTTTTACAATTTAATAGTGAACGACTTTCTTGCAAGATATGTAAAGTAACCCAGAAAAGAGGATTTGTTTATGGTTGTTCATCTTGTAAGCTTGTATTTCACATAGAATGTTTATCACCACCTCTTGATCTTGCTATTGAAGACGAAAGCCATCAACACACATTCACAAGACTTCTGAGACGAGTGCCATACATTTGCGATGCATGTGGCATCGAAGGAATTTACAATGCCTACATATGTTGTACATGCAACATTATGGTCCATAAAAGGTGCACTTCATTGCCTCGTATCATCAAAAGCAAGTGGCATGATCATTGCATTTTTCACAAATATTTCCTTCCAAATGATTCTAAAAGTTCAAGTTGCATTATTTGTCATGATGAGGTCAATCCAAAGCACGGGAGTTATTCTTGTTCATATTGCAATACTAAATTCCATCTATGTTGCGTTACAGAAGAAAAAAGTTCATTTTCTGTAGTTTCACTTGAAAATGAATATCAGATATCAAATGGAGGTTTGGAAATTTTTTCGGATAAATCCGTTGAGTCCGCCACTTGTGTATTTAAGAGGAACGATGCTGGGGAAGCTacaaaaataaaacatttcaaGCATCTACATGATCTAAAGTTAACTCCCTTCGTTGGAGGGTATGAAAACAATTGTGACGGGTGTATGTTACCAATCTCAGAGCCATTTTACTATTGTTTAGAATGTGTTTTTTTCCTTCATAAAGTTTGTGCTGAGTTACCTAAGGTGAAGCATGTTTGGCATCATCCTTGCCAGCAACCTCTCAGGCTTATTTCAAACAAAGCTTTTTGTTGTGGAATGTGTTGGCACATGTCTAATGCCTTTGCTTATGAATGTTGCAAATGTGAGACAAAGATATGTCTCCGATGTATGATTGCTTTTACTCCCGGTGCTcgaacatgtttgaaacatgaaCACCCTCTCTTTTTCTATAGAGACTACAAAGGCTGGTGCAATGCTTGTAGTCTTCCTACATGGGCGGCATTTTGTTGTAAGGATTGCAAATTTGTGCTACATCGCGGATGTTTTTCACTTCCAATTACAGCTCATCATAAATGCGATTTGCATCTTCTTTCACTTACTGATCATGACGATAACAGATATTTTGAAAGTCATTATTGTGATATCTGTGAAGAAAGTCGAGATCCAAACCGTTGGTTTTATCATTGCGCAGCATGTGATACTTCTGTTCATGTTGGTTGTGTTCTTGGACAATACCCATTCTTCAAACTCGGGAGCATCTATGAAGACAAGGGTCATCCACACCCACTCACCGTGGTGAAGAAGCTTTATAACTACTCTGAATGTGATAAATGTTGCAAGCCTTGTGAAGGTTTGGCTCTTGAATGCTCAAAGTCAGGTTGCAAATATGTTGTCCACTGGAATTGTGCAACGCCCCCTTCTCTACAACGTTGGTGGGAATGGTTGCTATAG